The following coding sequences are from one Anolis sagrei isolate rAnoSag1 chromosome 6, rAnoSag1.mat, whole genome shotgun sequence window:
- the OSGEP gene encoding tRNA N6-adenosine threonylcarbamoyltransferase, with translation MPVIIGFEGSANKIGVGIVRDGEVLSNPRRTYVTPPGQGFLPSDTARHHRSCVLAVLQEALREAGLKPKDIDAVAFTKGPGMGAPLVTVAIVARTVAQLWGKPLLGVNHCVGHIEMGRLVTGAQNPTVLYVSGGNTQVIAYSEHRYRIFGETIDIAVGNCLDRFARVLKISNDPSPGYNIEQMAKKGQKLVELPYTVKGMDVSFSGILSHIEEVAHKMLSAGECTPEDLCFSLQETLFAMLVEITERAMAHTGSQEALIVGGVGCNERLQQMMEIMCQERGAKLFATDERFCIDNGAMIAQAGWEMFRSGQITSLEDSWITQRYRTDEVEVTWRDCLLSTWKPILL, from the exons ATGCCTGTGATTATTGGTTTCGAGGGCAGTGCCAATAAGATTGGCGTTGGGATTGTACGGGATGGAGAGGTGCTCAGCAACCCCCGAAGGACATACGTCACTCCTCCAGGGCAGG GCTTCCTACCGAGTGACACTGCGCGTCATCACCGTTCTTGCGTCCTTGCCGTCCTGCAGGAAGCACTTCGCGAAGCTGGGCTGAAGCCAAAGGACATAGATGCAGTAGCGTTTACCAAAG GTCCAGGCATGGGCGCCCCTTTAGTGACGGTGGCCATTGTGGCCCGAACGGTGGCCCAGTTATGGGGGAAGCCTCTGCTGGGTGTGAATCACTGCGTGGGGCACATCGAAATGGGGCGGCTGGTGACCGGTGCACAGAACCCGACTGTGTTGTACGTCAGTGGTGGAAACACCCAG GTCATTGCATACTCTGAGCACCGATATCGGATATTTGGGGAAACAATTGACATTGCTGTGGGCAATTGCCTGGACCGATTTGCCCGGGTCCTAAAG ATCTCAAATGACCCCAGTCCGGGTTACAACATTGAACAAATGGCAAAGAA AGGCCAAAAGCTTGTGGAGCTTCCATATACAGTAAAAGGCATGGATGTGTCTTTTTCCGGGATCTTATCCCACATTGAG GAAGTGGCTCACAAAATGTTATCTGCGGGAGAATGTACTCCAGAGGATCTCTGCTTTTCCTTACAG GAGACACTCTTTGCGATGCTTGTGGAGATCACGGAACGGGCCATGGCACACACTGGCTCCCAAGAGGCACTGATTGTCGGAGGCGTTGGCT GCAATGAGCGGCTGCAGCAAATGATGGAAAtcatgtgccaggagaggggaGCAAAGCTGTTTGCTACAGACGAAAG GTTCTGTATTGACAATGGAGCTATGATTGCTCAGGCTGGTTGGGAGATGTTTCGATCGGGGCAAATCACTTCGCTTGAAGATTCATGGATTACACAGAG GTATCGCACAGATGAAGTGGAGGTAACGTGGCGCGACTGCCTCCTCTCTACATGGAAGCCAATTTTACTTTAA